From the genome of uncultured Fretibacterium sp., one region includes:
- a CDS encoding 5-formyltetrahydrofolate cyclo-ligase, whose protein sequence is PCLSCSHSGLRLGKGGGFYDRFLSEYRGTAILVCPERLVRDSIPMEPHDRTVPRVLTEAGLYENGLPVM, encoded by the coding sequence TCCCCTGCCTGAGCTGCAGCCATTCCGGCCTCAGGCTGGGGAAGGGGGGCGGCTTTTATGACCGTTTCCTCTCGGAGTACCGCGGCACGGCGATACTGGTCTGCCCGGAGCGCCTCGTTCGGGACTCCATCCCAATGGAGCCCCATGACAGAACCGTCCCACGGGTGCTGACGGAGGCGGGCCTCTACGAAAACGGCCTTCCGGTCATGTGA